From Flavobacterium alkalisoli, the proteins below share one genomic window:
- a CDS encoding OmpA family protein: MMRKLFLFSLLFCIASGFAQNRQLKKADRLFEDLAYVEAAKAYEEYLEKEPAPSTQTVMHVADAYYFTGNNSSALRWYTKLNTILADNMDDTYFNRYIQTLRAAEDYKKADELLKKRLDNKGDQVLIKRFIDQRKYLDSINAEPSNYTVMNLASNSDKADFGTAFYGNQIVFSSSRDTTKLGGKIYSWNDQPYLELYVADRNAEDGSLFSAKKFLPKEQSQYHNATIAFMPDLKTVYYSANVVKPNDKLITDKSGTGNFEIIKGVIEGEKFSKTEKLPFDSKDYSVGHPAISADGKWLYFVSDMPGGYGDTDIYVAQIFDDGKLGDPKNLGDKINTSGREMFPFINDSILYFSSDGHYGLGGLDVFESKLIGRLEFGEPKNLGKPVNSNVDDFSYIIDKEKKYGYFSSSRKGGKGDDDIYYFTRQEPPCKQLVSGKVTNAKFNVAINQADIKVYDEFGDVINSVKTKEDGTYIVEVPCNSKIKIEASKPNHTKAEKELQTDKKHDLETKDVNFELNNYDDLVKKEDNVEKVDINPIYFDYDKWDITPQAAEELDKVVYIMKNFPAIVIKIESHTDSRGKDAYNMTLSENRAQSTYKYILEHGIDASRIESVKGYGESQLKNKCSNGVPCTEEEHALNRRSDFIIVKK, translated from the coding sequence ATGATGAGAAAATTATTTTTATTCAGCTTATTATTTTGCATAGCATCAGGTTTTGCCCAAAACAGGCAGCTTAAAAAAGCAGATCGCCTTTTTGAAGACCTTGCCTATGTAGAAGCGGCAAAAGCCTATGAGGAATATCTTGAGAAAGAACCAGCCCCCTCTACGCAAACAGTAATGCATGTTGCCGATGCTTATTATTTTACAGGTAATAACAGCAGTGCGTTAAGATGGTATACTAAACTGAATACCATTTTAGCCGATAATATGGATGATACCTATTTTAACAGGTATATACAAACTTTGAGAGCTGCCGAAGATTATAAAAAAGCAGATGAACTTTTAAAGAAACGCCTTGATAATAAAGGAGATCAGGTTTTGATTAAAAGATTTATAGATCAGCGAAAATATCTTGATAGTATTAATGCCGAGCCTTCTAATTATACGGTTATGAATTTGGCATCAAATAGTGATAAAGCCGACTTTGGAACGGCATTTTATGGTAACCAGATTGTTTTTTCTTCAAGCAGGGATACCACAAAACTAGGAGGTAAGATATATTCATGGAACGACCAGCCTTATCTGGAGCTGTATGTAGCTGACAGAAATGCTGAGGACGGCTCGTTGTTTAGCGCTAAAAAGTTTTTGCCTAAAGAACAGTCGCAGTATCATAATGCTACTATAGCCTTTATGCCCGACCTGAAAACGGTGTATTATTCTGCCAATGTTGTAAAGCCTAACGACAAACTTATTACTGATAAGAGTGGTACAGGAAACTTTGAAATTATAAAAGGCGTTATTGAGGGTGAGAAATTTTCTAAAACTGAAAAACTACCTTTTGACAGTAAAGACTATTCGGTTGGGCATCCGGCTATAAGTGCTGATGGCAAATGGCTCTATTTTGTGTCTGATATGCCGGGAGGCTATGGAGATACAGATATTTATGTAGCCCAGATTTTTGACGATGGTAAATTAGGAGACCCTAAAAACCTTGGTGATAAGATAAATACTTCGGGCAGGGAAATGTTTCCTTTTATAAACGACAGTATACTTTATTTTTCCTCTGACGGGCATTACGGATTAGGGGGGCTTGACGTTTTTGAAAGCAAACTTATAGGCAGATTGGAGTTTGGTGAACCTAAAAACTTAGGAAAACCTGTAAATAGTAATGTAGACGATTTTTCTTACATCATTGATAAAGAGAAAAAGTATGGTTATTTCTCGTCAAGCCGTAAAGGGGGTAAGGGAGACGATGATATATATTATTTTACAAGACAGGAACCACCTTGCAAACAACTGGTGTCGGGTAAGGTAACCAATGCTAAATTTAATGTTGCCATAAACCAGGCAGACATAAAAGTGTATGATGAGTTTGGCGATGTAATAAACTCAGTAAAAACAAAAGAAGACGGAACTTATATTGTTGAGGTTCCGTGTAATTCTAAAATTAAGATTGAAGCTTCTAAACCAAACCATACGAAAGCAGAGAAAGAACTGCAAACCGATAAAAAACATGATTTAGAGACCAAAGACGTGAACTTTGAACTTAATAATTATGATGATTTGGTTAAAAAAGAAGATAATGTAGAAAAGGTAGATATCAACCCTATTTACTTTGATTACGATAAATGGGATATTACTCCGCAGGCTGCAGAAGAGCTTGATAAAGTAGTATACATTATGAAAAATTTCCCTGCAATTGTAATCAAGATTGAATCGCATACCGACTCAAGAGGTAAGGATGCTTATAATATGACGCTTTCTGAAAACAGGGCGCAGTCTACTTATAAGTATATCCTGGAGCATGGTATAGATGCATCAAGAATAGAAAGTGTTAAAGGTTACGGAGAATCGCAGTTGAAAAACAAATGTAGTAATGGCGTACCGTGTACCGAAGAAGAACACGCATTAAACAGAAGGTCAGATTTTATTATAGTGAAGAAGTGA
- a CDS encoding PorP/SprF family type IX secretion system membrane protein: protein MKITPKFIKRYILTGLLFTAFAVTAQQDPQYTQYMYNTLTVNPAYTGTVGHLEGILQHRSQWVGLDGAPTTQAFSIHSPIANERMGLGLSVVNDKLGPSQEFFANANFAYIIPVGYDANLSFGLKAGVRVMDIDWSKGIYYQDGDPLLNTNINNKLTPTIGAGIYYYTDKMYAGISVPSFIRSDYYDDVQESTVSDRLHYYIMGGYVFDLSDNLKFKPAVLGKVVSGAPVTVDLSANFLVYERLTLGASYRWDDSVSALAGFQITRGVFAGYSYDYTVTNLNKYNNGTHEVILRFELLPPNQRVKSPRFF from the coding sequence ATGAAAATCACACCAAAATTTATAAAAAGATATATCCTGACAGGGCTGCTTTTTACTGCATTTGCAGTAACAGCACAACAGGATCCTCAATACACCCAGTATATGTATAACACGCTTACAGTTAATCCGGCTTATACGGGTACGGTAGGTCACCTTGAAGGAATACTGCAACATCGTTCGCAATGGGTAGGTCTTGACGGGGCACCAACTACGCAGGCGTTTAGTATACATTCTCCAATAGCTAACGAAAGAATGGGACTGGGGTTAAGTGTAGTTAATGATAAACTAGGGCCTTCTCAGGAATTTTTTGCCAATGCTAATTTTGCATACATAATTCCGGTAGGATATGATGCTAACCTTTCATTTGGTTTAAAGGCCGGTGTAAGGGTTATGGATATAGACTGGTCTAAAGGTATTTATTATCAGGATGGCGATCCTTTACTTAACACTAACATTAATAATAAACTTACTCCCACAATAGGGGCGGGTATTTATTACTATACAGACAAGATGTATGCAGGTATTTCTGTACCAAGCTTTATCCGTTCTGATTATTATGATGATGTTCAGGAGTCTACAGTTTCAGACAGGCTGCACTATTATATTATGGGAGGCTATGTGTTTGACTTATCTGATAATTTGAAATTTAAACCTGCTGTTTTAGGTAAAGTAGTATCGGGTGCACCGGTAACTGTAGACCTTTCGGCTAACTTTTTAGTGTACGAAAGGTTAACTTTAGGTGCTTCATACCGATGGGACGATTCGGTTAGTGCCTTAGCAGGGTTCCAGATAACGAGAGGTGTTTTTGCAGGATATTCTTATGACTATACTGTAACAAATCTTAATAAGTACAATAACGGTACCCATGAAGTTATTTTACGATTTGAGCTTCTGCCTCCTAATCAACGTGTTAAATCTCCAAGATTCTTCTAA
- a CDS encoding peptidylprolyl isomerase has product MKFINNRFALLLALNCMLFGSVNAQEIIKEEVVQDTVKPAPKKGRLKVDGVVAVVGDFVVLDSDIDLMYKELEAEKVNTKDITRCELLGKLMEDKLYAHQAIQDSIIVSDAEVNERMQQQIDFFVERLGSEDKMVEYFKKKDMSSFKDELFEMIKNQKLTEQMQKKVIDEVEITPEEVRIFFSKFGEEDRPFFGAEMEIAQIVVKPVISDEEKQKVIDRLNEIKKDVENGDSFYSKAVLYSEDPGSSSSGGFYKMTRKTPFVKEFKDVAFSLEEGEISDPVETEFGYHLIYVEKIRGQELDVRHILMKPKVSKQAEADAKKKIEHIRQRILSGEISFADAARSESDEKETRNSGGLLMNPRTLETRFELTNLPSEIYTKVYELKDGEITEPFRENDPRAGISYKIMSVANRYPEHKASYSDDYLKIKDLALKEKQILEIKKWSEEKIKETYVKIAEEYQSCQFTNNWMKK; this is encoded by the coding sequence ATGAAATTTATAAATAACAGGTTTGCTTTATTACTGGCTTTAAACTGTATGTTATTTGGGAGTGTTAATGCTCAGGAAATAATTAAAGAAGAAGTTGTTCAGGATACAGTTAAACCTGCGCCTAAAAAAGGCAGGTTAAAGGTAGATGGTGTTGTGGCTGTTGTAGGAGATTTTGTGGTTTTGGATTCTGATATCGATTTGATGTATAAAGAGCTTGAGGCTGAAAAGGTAAATACTAAAGATATTACACGTTGTGAACTCTTAGGGAAGCTTATGGAAGACAAACTTTATGCACACCAGGCAATACAGGATAGTATTATTGTAAGTGATGCAGAGGTTAATGAAAGAATGCAGCAGCAGATAGATTTTTTTGTTGAGCGATTAGGTTCTGAAGATAAAATGGTAGAATATTTCAAGAAGAAAGACATGTCCTCATTTAAGGATGAGCTTTTTGAAATGATAAAAAATCAGAAGCTTACCGAACAGATGCAGAAAAAAGTAATTGATGAGGTGGAAATTACCCCGGAAGAGGTAAGGATATTCTTCTCTAAATTTGGTGAGGAAGACAGGCCTTTCTTTGGGGCTGAAATGGAGATTGCACAAATTGTTGTAAAACCCGTGATTTCTGATGAAGAGAAACAAAAGGTAATAGACAGGCTTAACGAGATTAAGAAGGATGTGGAAAACGGAGACAGCTTTTATAGTAAAGCCGTATTATATTCAGAAGACCCTGGGTCGAGCTCTTCGGGAGGTTTTTATAAAATGACCAGAAAAACTCCGTTTGTAAAAGAATTTAAGGATGTAGCCTTTAGTTTGGAAGAAGGGGAAATATCTGATCCGGTTGAAACTGAATTTGGCTACCACCTTATTTATGTGGAGAAAATAAGAGGGCAGGAGCTTGATGTAAGGCATATATTAATGAAGCCTAAAGTTTCTAAGCAGGCAGAAGCAGACGCTAAAAAGAAAATAGAACACATACGCCAGCGTATCCTTTCTGGAGAGATATCATTTGCCGATGCAGCTAGATCTGAGTCGGATGAAAAGGAAACAAGGAACAGTGGAGGTCTTTTAATGAATCCAAGAACTCTTGAAACACGCTTTGAGCTGACTAATCTTCCATCTGAAATCTACACGAAAGTATATGAGCTTAAAGACGGGGAGATAACAGAGCCTTTTAGGGAGAACGACCCAAGAGCAGGTATTTCATATAAAATTATGTCGGTTGCTAACCGTTATCCGGAGCATAAAGCAAGCTATTCTGATGATTACCTTAAAATTAAGGATCTTGCCCTGAAAGAAAAGCAGATTCTTGAAATTAAAAAATGGTCGGAAGAAAAGATAAAAGAAACCTATGTTAAAATTGCAGAGGAGTATCAAAGCTGCCAGTTTACTAATAACTGGATGAAAAAATAA
- a CDS encoding AAA family ATPase, producing MSDVTAIQDLVQKQAALKKEIAKIIVGQEEVVNQIVLSIFAGGHALLVGVPGLAKTLMVNTISQALGLDFKRIQFTPDLMPSDILGSEILDENRQFKFIKGPVFSNIILADEINRTPPKTQAALLEAMQEKAVTIARHHHKLSLPYFVLATQNPIEQEGTYPLPEAQLDRFMFAIKLDYPTFEEEVQVVKSTTADTTQTINPLFTASEILEFQHLIRRIPVADNVIEYAVKLVSKTRPDNVYADDYVKNYLDWGAGPRASQNLILAAKTHSALNGKYSPDIEDVQAVATGILRHRIIKNYKADAEGVTEEMIIKKLF from the coding sequence ATGTCAGACGTAACAGCGATACAGGATTTAGTGCAGAAACAAGCGGCACTGAAAAAAGAAATTGCAAAAATAATTGTAGGTCAAGAAGAAGTAGTTAACCAAATTGTACTTAGCATTTTTGCCGGAGGACATGCGCTTCTTGTAGGAGTACCAGGGCTGGCTAAAACATTAATGGTTAATACAATTTCTCAGGCATTAGGCCTTGATTTTAAACGTATACAGTTTACACCCGATTTGATGCCTTCTGATATATTAGGTAGTGAGATACTCGATGAAAACAGACAGTTTAAGTTTATAAAGGGACCTGTCTTCTCTAATATTATTTTAGCGGATGAGATAAACCGTACACCACCTAAAACACAGGCAGCGCTACTGGAAGCAATGCAGGAAAAGGCAGTTACTATTGCCAGGCACCATCATAAACTTTCGCTTCCTTATTTTGTACTTGCTACACAAAACCCTATTGAGCAGGAGGGTACTTATCCTCTTCCTGAAGCGCAGTTGGACCGTTTTATGTTTGCAATTAAGCTTGACTATCCTACTTTTGAAGAGGAGGTTCAGGTGGTGAAAAGTACAACTGCAGATACTACACAAACAATAAACCCTTTATTTACGGCTAGCGAGATATTAGAGTTTCAGCATCTGATAAGAAGAATTCCTGTTGCTGATAATGTAATTGAATATGCAGTGAAACTGGTAAGTAAAACAAGGCCGGATAATGTATATGCAGACGATTATGTTAAGAACTATCTGGATTGGGGTGCAGGGCCTAGGGCTTCTCAAAACCTTATTTTGGCAGCAAAAACACATTCTGCACTAAACGGTAAATATTCGCCGGATATTGAAGATGTTCAGGCGGTTGCCACAGGGATATTAAGACATAGGATTATAAAGAATTATAAGGCTGATGCCGAGGGTGTTACCGAAGAAATGATAATTAAAAAGCTGTTTTAA
- a CDS encoding peptidylprolyl isomerase: MKLKKVLLGVALCASSLSFSQKTQKEVLFTVNDNPYYTDEFIRVYKKNLDLVKDDSQKDLDNYLDLFIGYKLKVNKAYELGLQDNKKYQMELKNYRSQLSKNYLIDREVTDELVKEAYDRMQKEIKASHILFQIDENALPADTLKLYQKVMDVRKKALAGEDFAKLALKYSEDSSVTENKGELGYFSALRMVYPFETGAYNTPKGQISMPIRTRFGYHLIKVDDVRPYRGEVTVAHIMIAKPKDTLNTVEMAKVKTRVEEIYQKLKQGEDFAELAKQFSQDAYTNGKGGVLDKFSSGTLASVKFEDEAFSLKKAGDYTKPFETKFGWHIVKLIEKYPLKSFDEMKSDIEARVAKDDRSTVIAAAMTEKLKKQYPLVTDKAMYAKAKAAVNDDFYIVKWMLPQSADSYNATLLTINNDKKYTAWDFLEYVNSQQKSGITAKPVSRLVEILYDKFSSDKLKAYYDAHLEEEFPDFAAVMQEYRDGLLLFDLMEKEIWEKAKNDSIGLQNYYQAHIKDYQWGDRVDAEIYSSTDKSVVEQARKYLKKNKDAAYIKSELNTKDKVSVIEKSGVFPQDSKALPQMDKWKTGVSDIVNEGNYYYVLKVNKVLPVTAKTLDECKGRVVNDYQQYLESTWIDNLEKEFTVKVNQDVFAKVKKQLNQ, translated from the coding sequence ATGAAATTAAAAAAGGTTCTATTAGGAGTTGCTCTTTGTGCATCTTCACTTTCTTTTTCTCAAAAAACACAAAAAGAAGTATTATTTACAGTTAACGACAATCCATATTATACAGACGAATTTATCAGGGTATACAAGAAAAACCTTGATTTGGTAAAAGACGATTCTCAAAAGGATCTAGATAACTATCTTGATCTTTTTATAGGATATAAGTTAAAAGTAAACAAGGCTTACGAGTTAGGGCTTCAGGATAATAAAAAATATCAGATGGAGCTTAAAAATTACCGCAGTCAGCTTTCTAAAAATTACTTAATAGACAGGGAAGTTACTGATGAGTTGGTAAAAGAGGCTTATGATCGTATGCAGAAAGAAATAAAAGCTTCCCATATTTTATTTCAGATAGATGAGAATGCTTTACCTGCAGATACATTAAAGCTATACCAAAAAGTAATGGATGTAAGGAAAAAGGCACTGGCTGGAGAAGATTTCGCTAAGTTAGCCTTAAAGTATTCAGAAGATTCTTCGGTTACAGAAAATAAAGGTGAATTAGGGTACTTTTCTGCTTTAAGAATGGTTTATCCTTTTGAAACCGGAGCATATAATACTCCTAAAGGGCAAATTTCTATGCCAATAAGAACCCGTTTTGGTTATCACCTTATTAAAGTAGATGATGTTAGGCCATACAGAGGAGAAGTTACCGTAGCGCATATTATGATAGCCAAGCCAAAAGATACTCTTAATACGGTTGAGATGGCTAAAGTAAAAACCCGTGTTGAGGAGATTTATCAGAAATTAAAGCAGGGTGAAGATTTTGCAGAACTGGCAAAACAATTTTCTCAGGATGCCTACACTAATGGCAAAGGAGGGGTTTTAGATAAATTCAGTTCAGGTACTTTAGCTTCTGTAAAGTTTGAGGACGAAGCTTTTTCATTAAAGAAAGCGGGAGATTATACTAAGCCTTTTGAAACAAAGTTTGGATGGCATATAGTAAAACTTATTGAAAAGTATCCGTTAAAGAGCTTTGATGAGATGAAAAGCGATATTGAAGCAAGGGTTGCAAAAGACGACCGCTCTACTGTAATAGCTGCTGCTATGACAGAAAAGCTTAAAAAACAATATCCTTTAGTAACAGATAAAGCAATGTATGCTAAAGCTAAAGCAGCGGTAAACGATGATTTTTATATCGTTAAATGGATGCTTCCTCAAAGCGCAGATTCATACAATGCGACCCTGCTTACAATTAACAACGATAAAAAGTATACTGCCTGGGATTTTCTTGAATATGTAAATTCTCAGCAAAAAAGCGGTATCACTGCAAAACCGGTTTCAAGACTGGTAGAGATACTATATGATAAATTCAGTTCAGACAAACTGAAAGCCTATTATGATGCTCACTTAGAAGAAGAGTTCCCTGATTTTGCTGCCGTTATGCAGGAGTATAGAGATGGCTTACTTCTTTTTGACCTGATGGAGAAAGAAATTTGGGAAAAAGCTAAAAATGATAGTATCGGGCTTCAAAATTATTATCAGGCACACATAAAAGATTATCAATGGGGTGACAGGGTAGATGCAGAAATATACTCTTCTACCGATAAAAGTGTTGTGGAGCAGGCAAGAAAGTATCTTAAAAAGAATAAAGATGCCGCTTACATTAAAAGTGAATTAAACACTAAGGATAAAGTTAGTGTGATAGAGAAATCGGGTGTTTTCCCTCAGGACAGCAAAGCGCTTCCTCAAATGGATAAATGGAAAACAGGAGTGAGCGATATCGTTAATGAAGGTAATTACTATTATGTATTAAAAGTAAATAAAGTATTACCTGTAACAGCTAAAACTCTTGACGAGTGCAAAGGACGTGTTGTTAACGATTACCAGCAGTACTTAGAGAGTACGTGGATTGATAATCTTGAAAAAGAGTTTACTGTCAAGGTAAATCAGGATGTTTTTGCTAAAGTTAAAAAACAGCTTAACCAGTAA